Part of the Anopheles coluzzii chromosome 3, AcolN3, whole genome shotgun sequence genome is shown below.
TTCGCCGGTCCATTCCGTTGCACCGCCCGGTGGATGGATGTGCGCAAATGAACCTTTAATTGCCTGCCGAGAGAGCGGGGGAGAGAAAGGGATGGAGAGTAAAGGTGAGAAAAAAGGATGGAAGATTTCTCAACTAGTGatgagaaaaatgaagttttggtcggaatcgattgcgACTAGCTACGAATTTTTGTCGAATCGATTTCGGATAGTAGAttcggaatcaaaatcggctcAGAAAACGGCTCAGAAaacggttccggaatcgaatccagaatcaaattCGAATCCAATGCCTCCATGAGAATAGAagattctcatggagattccgtgaatgaatttcattctgattccgattccagggCTGATTGTTATTTCCGGATCAATTCCTTTTCTGGAGCTGATTCTGACTATTCCAGAAtcggagtcggctccggaattggaaacGGAATCGGAGTTGGCTGGAGAATCGGCTTCAGAGTCTGCTCCAGATTCAGAATCGGAGTTTGCTCCAGAATCTACTCCGGAATCAGATGCGGAGttggctctggaatcggcttcAGAGTCTGCTCcggattcggagtcggagtcggctCTGggatcggaatcggagtcAGAATCGGAGTCGAAATCggagttggctccggaatcagctccggattTGGAATCGGAGTCGTCTCCGGAATCTACTCCGAAGTCGGCTCTAGGATCAGAATCGGAGTCAgaatcggagtcggattcggaattggctccggaatcggctttaGAGTctactccggaatcggctccggaatcgaaatcgaagtTGATTACGGAATCGGCTTTAGAGTCTGcttcagaatcggaatcgaagtcggctccagaatcggattcgactccggaattgattccgcaCATGGAATCGAAACCAGGTAATTCCGATTctgagctcccaccactattCCCCAACAAAGTCGTATCCTACCAGAAACGGAACACTGCTCAGCAGGTTATCCGAGGCTTTGAAGATTTCCCGGCATCGCACGGTGCCACCAAAGTCAACCAGGAACACATCCACTTCTCTGCTCTCTGGCAGCACGCTCACAATACGGCCACGGTGGTAAAAGTTCTCGAACAGCGCCAAACAGTGCTGACCGACGCGTGGATGATTTAGCGGAGTTAAAGGTTCCTTGGTAAAATCTTTAATCAAAGCGTCCACCTCACGAATTCTAGGGAATTGGAAAGGGAGAAGAAGTGttagagaagaaaaagcagTTTGGGGGGCGCCGCTTCTTACCTATTGGATTGAGAGACATAAAAATTGTCCGGTGTTAGATAGTGGCCAATCATTACGCTGTAGTTCTTGCCGACCAACAGCGAATCGAACTGGTACTGGGCCGTTGCGTCCTGTGCGGGCGAAACGAGCTCGAACGAGCTGGACGAGGACATGGTACTGTCCGCTTCGATTGGCATCAGCTTACTTTGCACAATGTCAGTGTCTTCCGCGATGGATTCCTCTGCAGCCGGTGTCGTTACAATTTCTGGTAACTTTTGCAACACTTcaccctcatcatcatcatcacgcacTGCTGGTGGTGTTGCATGAGCAATCGTCGTCTGCTGCCGCTTGCCATTGTCAATTTCATCTGAGGTCGCAGACGACTCCGTCATATTCATTTTCTCCGCTTCCTTTCCCTGCTCTTGGTCTGATATCTGCTTCCCGCGATCATCCGACTCGCTGCTGTCGTTTTGTTTCTCATGCTCATCATCCGACACCCTCATGCCCTGATCGTCCTTGATGGGCACGTCCACATGCACCAGCAGCTTGAGCGTTTCGTTCGAATCGAAGCTAATTTCTCCCGTCCCGATGCCACCACGCATCAGTTCGTCATCTCCAACGCCTTCCACCATTTCCAACACATCCTccatcgcagcagcagctcccgcTTTGCCATCTCGCTCCAGCTCCTCCACCTCGCGGCGCAACAATTGCATGCCGTGCTTTTCGCAGTCCCGCACCAGCTTCCGGATCCGCTCGAACGATTCCTTATCGCTCACCCCGTACTGCTTGGCGATCAGGGACGCCCGGATCCGTTCCACCGTTACCGTCGTTTTCATCCCATCCAGCTCCTCCACCAGATACAGCTCATCGACCCACACCGTATCCTTGAGCGCGAGCAGCACATTGCCCTGAATGTTGCAGTTCGGGCGCGTTGCGTAGTTTTCGATCCAGCGGCGCACCGTATTCGTCGCGATCTTGTCCCAATCCTGCTCGTAATCGTGCGGTACGATGGCGGCAAACCGCACGTTGATCGCTTGGGCCGGCAGCGCTCGAAACTGTTCCGGCAGATGGAGTAGCGCGTACGCCTTCATGTGCATTATCCGCCCGGTGTCGATGGCGAGCAGCTGTACCTCAACGTTATCAGTTCTACAAGAAGGATGGGAAATAAGTTATTCTGACAATGAAAAACCATCTGCAGGCGTACGGTAAACTTACTTCGTCTCGTCGTAGTTGATGATCTGACAGCGCCAATACTTCTGATCCTCAAACACCACGCACAGATCGTTCCGGTGCGGGTCGCCATGCATCTGGTGCCGGCTTTCGTTGTTAAAGTATACCTGCAGCGCCATATCCTGCAGCATGTAGCGCTTGGTATCGTTcagcacggtccattcggacTCGCCCGCAGGGCAATGGTGCTCCAGCCGGGCGGCAAAGTGAGCCGGCGAAAACACGTGGCAGATTTTCATGCGCACTTTGCCACTGCGCGGCACACCGTCGGGGGCCAGATCGTCCAGCGTGAGGGTGTGCCGGAAGACACAGTTCCGGGCAGCACGGCAAACGGCAAAGCCGAGTATGTACGTGCACAGCATGGACACGGCACGTCCGCTAGCGACTCGGGAACTCTCGAGAATGCTTCGAATTTTCTGGAACGAGCAGGCGGTGAGTGAATGGAAATGTACATTTAGTAAAGGGAAACGATCCGGAAATGGTttcaatttatatttaaaaaggATATTGATTGTACAAGAAGACTAAAGGGCAAATGgggtttaaaattttatagAATGATTAAGATCTTCCCAGCGTATTCAGCAAGATCTTTCTATAAGAGTCGTACTTATAACAGAGTATATTATCGAATGAAAAGACATGAAAAAAGGATATTAACCGTACACAAAAGAGCTTCAAAGGTAATATATTCAAAGATCTTTGTAGGTTAGGTTATTATTTAGAGCCTGTGCTTCATTTCAGGATCCTATCTTTGAAGCTATCAAAGAAATTGATCAGTACCACGCCTCTTTATTCCAATGCATTGATTATCAAGACAGTTTCGaaactgttaattttaatattGGAAACTGACCCAACAAAGTGTAACTCGTTGGAATGACAAAAAGACTTCCAACCAAGATGATCTGGAAGGTTATTTGCTCTATGTGTAGCTCGGAATCTTCATTACACGGTTTGTTCCAATCATTACAGAGGATTTTGGAACACTTTTTTAACTCCTTCTAACGGGAAGTGAACATAATCTGATAGGAAATGGACGCTACGGCACCCTTTTTAGAACAGGCGCATTCCAATAGAATCCAACAGGAATTTCCAATgtgcctgtccaaaaaggatgCAGTATTGTCCGCTTCCCGTAACTTCGCGTAACAAGGAGTTAAGTAAGTGTCCCCAAATTATCAGAACCTCTGAGAACTTATGTAATCCTTTTTAGTTTAATAGTTGATCACACACCAGAACTAGAACTACAACTAGACCAGTTTTTCAACTAGCCTTCCAAGAAATCTGACATGGCGGTGTGATGGACATTTTAAGGGGACCTTATCAATAGATAGATTCTGGTAGGCAATTCAACGTGCTAGGAAGGTACACACATTGAAACATGAAAAGCATTAAATCCAGCGATAGGAATGGAAACTCCAATGATCATTCATCTGGCAACCGTCAATTGTCAAGGATGAAACGAATGTGTACGGATTGGAGAAGAAGTTTACGATGATCCGTTGGCTAGAGAAACTCTGTAAAGTTTCCTGAGAAGTAGATGAGTCTATATCCCTTTTTTGGAGTTATCTTTTAAGAAAATGGCAAACGATTTGAAGACAAGATTTTAAGATCCTGTCTAGGAAGACGTCAtatatcatattttttaaagcttatTCGACCATGCAATCTGCTTCATTTGGGGGAGTTTTTTGGGATTTCACAACCTAGCCCTTTTCTCTCACCTGCGCATTGACGGCCAATTCCTCCGGGATCTGCTCCTGGTGCAGCTCCAGAAAGTCCACCAGCCTCGGCAgctgttgattgtttttctcATTCAGCAACACCAACGATGAGGCCAGCCCTTTccccccttccttcccctTGGCCGGCAGGTAAGGGCAGTCATAATAGCCGAACGAGCAAGCGTACCGCCTAGTAAACGACGACCACGTTGCCGCCAGCGAATAGTGGATAATATGCTGCGCCTTGGAAATTTTCAAATCACCCAGCACCGTATCGCTgcacaccagcaccaccatatCGCCCGGCTGCAGCTCGTCCCAGTTGCTAAACCCGgcatgctgctgcagcaccatCCGCTCGCTGCCCACGATGTGGTTGATCGAGTTCTGGCGCAGCGCGTTCACGATCGGCACCAGATCGTCGCTATCGTTGCCGAACACGATCGTCCGCTCGCTGCGGTAGTCGTGCTGCTTCAGGTGCCGTATCAGCTCCGTCTGCTTGCGCTCCTCGCCCACGAACGTTTGAATGACGAAGCGGGCCTTCGCGTAGACGGCCGCCTCCAGGAAGGCACCGATGCAGATCACCATGTTGCGATAGCGCTGCAGAAACTTGGCCAACATCGGCATCCAGTAGCCGGCGGTGACGATCATCTGCAGCCCCTCCTTGTCGCAGTTCTTgcacagcagctgcagctccGGCCCGAAATGGGGCAGTATCTCCTCGAGATTGTCAATCACCACCGTTTGGATGCGCTTGCGGGCGAACGCTTCCGGTGCGAGCTCGTACAGCCGCCGGTAGGCCGGTGCTGTCGTGACAAGGATCGCGCAACCGTTGTACAGGAGATTCTGCGCAAGCGacattttgaataaaagtAACATAAAAGTAATATTAAGAGCGAAAAACTTACGCATGCTTTCGTCACATCCCGTATGCCGTAACACTCTATCACGGCCAGGTCGGCGTGCGCCTCGGAATGGAGCAGCTTGCGGCAGAAGAACGCAATCCGCTGCACTTCGCGCGACGTGTAGGTAGCGATGATGGCCACCGGACCGGAGGCAGCCTTCACCAGCGATTCTTCGATTTGTCTCTgtgatgaagaaaacaaaacccaaattAGTAAAACACAATCCATCCCACAAGAATGCCCCACCACTCGTACCTGCACCACGGAACAGACGGCTGGCAGGTAGGCGAACGTTTTCCCCGTCGACGCACCGTTCACGCAGATGAACGAGTTTTCGCGCAGTATGTGGGGCCACGAGTAGGCCTGCAGGCGCTGCAGCGATTTGATGCCGAGCTGGTCGAGCTCCTGGTGCACGCGCGGGCTAAAGTTGGCCGCCGCAATGCGATCGATCGGTTTCGGCGTTTTCGCACCGTGCACCAGGACGCGGTAGTGGCTTCGGCGGGAAAATATgctacaattttttttttggagaagaACAATAGAGTTTGGTGAGTTTTAGAGGATTTCGAAACTTTCGCCTATCAGATCGTTGGAAAGCATATCGAGTTAGTAAACGCATTCTCAAACAagtaacaaacacaaacaagatGTGTTAGTTAGAAGGGTTATATCAGTTCACGTACagttcattttattaaatccgTGTTGTATACGTATttcgaaaaagaaacaatactTTACACGTAATTCTCTGTTCATTCGCTGGTCACATAGTAAGAAAATTGTCAAGCAAAAGTTAaggtaatgcaaatgaaaagaaaaaaaaaagttgttcaCATTGCTTTACACAcgttttaaatgaaatacaaaaaaaaccattagAAAAATACTTCCATTCGAGTATTATTAGGCCTGCGTCATGCGTGGGcaattctaaaaaaaaaggattgatTTTTCCTCAACAATTCTAAACACTACTACTCGGCTAGTCATTTGCAACACCCAAAaggaaccaaaaacaaaacgcttacCATTTCTCTCCCTGTATAACCTTTTCAAACTTCTTCATCTCGGCATTACTCTGAACCGTCGGCTGCTCCAGGTACCGCTGTATGAGCTGATCATTGGTAATGCCGGCCGGTGCGAAACTAAGCTCCGGACTCTGCGGCTGCTCGGGTTCCtgcttttgcttgctttgctgctgcgcTTTCGCGTTGGCGATCCTTTGCATCAGTCTTTGCTTCAAActgctaccaccaccagcaccacttGGTGGTGTCATTTCCGTTGATGCGGTTGAATTGATGGCCGCTGGACTGGGAGTGGTTTTCTGCGGTTGTGGTGAAGCCTTCGTCGGTGTAACTTGCACTTGCATCGGTTTGGTTGGTGTCTTGGCTTTTGGTTCCACTGCCTTCGTTGGCACAACTGCTGCATTTTCCACCACTTTCGGTTTATGCTCCATTGGTGGTGCTTCAACCACCTTAGCCGTGCTTGTTTCCGTTGCCTTTGCAGCCTTCAAAAGCTCATATTCGGCCTTCTCCGACAGCCCAACATCGATCGTCAGTGCGTACGCGTCTTTACGGATCTGCTCGAACGGATCTCTGTTGGAATGGTGACCGGAAGCTTGTGAGCCCGTTCCCGTGCTCGAAGATTCTCGCTCTTTGCTAGTGTTTGGGGAAGCAGCTTTCAGCTTCTGTgccttcagcagcttcagcttcTGGGCCAATCCGATCGATTTCTTCGAACCGCTCGATTCGGACGATTTGCTTGCTTCGCGCGGCACTGGCGTACGATCGGAAGCAGCCGTGGAAGCTGCCGGGACCgacggtggtggcggctgCTGTACCGGGAGCGGGTCAGCAGCGACGACGGGTTGGTTGTTCTGCGCGCCCGTCCCAACCATACTGACCGATTCGTCGAACTCGCGCTCATTCACGCCGTTCAGCAGCGAGATGCCTTCGTTGCGCTGCTGGTCCACCGGTATCGTATACGTATCGCCCGACGAGTTGCCCTGCGACAGACTGCCACTCACTATGGAGGACGGTCGGGTGGAGAACGTTGCATCCATTTCTAGCATTTCTGTGCCGGTGGGGGGGAAATGATTCAATTATTAGAAAATCAGGCGAAAGAGCACACAGGGAACGCGCTTCAACTCACGAATAATAAAATTCTTCGGCTCCACCGTCAATCCCATCGCGTTCTCGACCAGCAGGTTCGCCGCATTGTACGTCTTGCTTTTCGTGACGAACAGCAGATCGCCGAAGTGGATCGACTCCTTCCCGACCGTGTAGGGCGTTACGCTGGTGAAGCAGAGCTGCTGGTTGCTGTCGATAAAGGAGCGCAGCATTATGTTGGCCGTTTCGGCCCACCCGCCACATTCCATTATCCGAAGCTGTTCCTCGCGCGGATCGAACACCTgcgatggagagagagagagagtgaagagGTTGAATTGAAAGCAATTCTTGGTATAAACTTGATTGCCATTCTTACACATTGCGCCGGGAAGATGTTCTTGATCGCTCCCCGCTTCACGCCCGACGTCGACCGGTCGTGGAAGTGGTCCGGCAGTGGTCGCAGCTGCTCGATGCCGACCGTCTTCGGGCAACCCTCGTCGATCGACCACAGCCGGTACCGCTGGGTGCCCTTGCCATCGACCCTCACCCCGTCCACACTGCAGCGGGTCCAGCGGGCAAGCGATGGATCGTAGAAGGCCACTACctgcaacaaaaagaaaggtaAATAAGTCTCGCTTCAGGAAACGATCCTTGTGGGAAGGCAgccatttcccttttttgcttttatcccatgtatgtgtgtgggtgtgttggtgtgtttctTACCTCTCCAAACACCGGCTCGTAATGGCCAATGGACTGGTTCAGGTAGTGCTGCTCACAGTACTCGTCGATTGCATCCTGCAGCTGCTTCTGTTGCTTCTTCCTGCTGCCCGGATGGAACGGTTTGTACCAAAACTGGTGCGGATTGATGTAGTGCGTGATGAAGATGCGAGACTCCATCGTTGACGGGCTCCGGTTGCTCTGATGCTCTGGCGTGCCCATCGTACGTTGAACTCAAGCGTTCCGGGCGCTGTTGTTCTGCTGACCACGAACAGTGCTACCGTGCATAATGCAGCACACACCGCATGCACTTGTTTAGCACCGGTCGAATACCGCGAATAAGCGTTTTCACTTGACAGTTACCGGACAATACCGCACAatgcgagagagcgagcgagagagacgaTCGTGTTTCGGTTTTCCGTGCTTGGGGGTTTTGCTTTAGTGCGTTGGTAGGTATGTACTTTTGGAGAGTTTAAAACTACTCTTTTTGTATATGCACCCTTTTGGAACAATTATTTTCCATAAAATAGGTGAATAAATAGAAAATCTTTCCACTCCGCTTTTGGCACCTGTTGGTTGTGCGCGCTGTCACTTTTGACAGCGACGGTCTGCGCTGagccagagtgaccagaaatattaatttatccgtattgatttttaaaaaatactgATCGAGAAACCATCAAATAATTTCCCCATTCATTGTATTCAtaaaactccattttttatGCAGGAGGAGTGGCTTTGTCGTATTgcttaattaaaattcatatgaAGATATTGAAATCACTAAcgaccaaaacaaaaagtttaaCACTGCCTCTAGACGACCCAAAGAATATTCCGCGACAATTTTTGGCGACACTTTCCATTTGTCAAACCGTCCATATTTTAGCACGAAAGTATGGCAAGCTTCGATCGTTTCGTCACTACAATCACGGTTGCCCTTAATTTTGTTCAAAAACTGAGAAGATGTTTTAGAATAAAGGGCTCGCCGAAAATTTGTCGAGGTACAAAAGttggtcgtctagaagcagtgtaaCAGTAACTCCTAAGGCCCATGTCTGTGTTCTTTCAGATGTGATTGAGTCGAACGTGCAGTTAAATTGTACATCGGACTTGACAGAAAACGTGGGACGTGTGGTTTCATCCTACGacgttataaaaaaaaaatatttaatcggTTAGTGTTATTATGTAGGATTTGTAGGAATCATATCAAttttatgtcttttttatGATTGATCAGTACATGTCATCCAAATAATTGCAATTTAAATCGAAAAAGCGTATATGTAATCGAAATTGTAAATCAAACCACCGACACCACCGATTAAATCGCATCTGATGGAAAACTGCCATGGCTCTAGGCGGCCACGTGGAGCCTCGAGAAATAGAACTCCCCACCGCTGAGAAAAAAATGTGCGTCTCAAACCTTTTTTGGATTAGAATCCCTGGTAAAATTTTCAGATCGACACTTCAGATCGAATGCCTGCATTTGTGTAGCCACTGAACCAAATATAATCCATTTCCTTGAAAAGGTTGAAGGATGCATTTTCTCGTAATATGGAATTGTTGTTACAGATAAGTCCCTCCCCTCTCAACATTTGTTTTTAACTGAGTTTCAAATTTTACAActtaccgaaaactaccgaaaaaATCTGGTCACACTGGTGCTGAGCTGAGCAGCTGTCACGACCGAAGCTTTTCTGCTCGCTGTCTGTTTCGTTTTGGGACACACGTTTGGAGGGCTACGGCACTGTTGGCCAGcagaaaaattgtaattttggTTGTGCAAAACACTGCTTCCACCCGTCCCACCGATACACAGTCCGGACGTTCCAGCTCCAGCAAGGTGGTACAGCCGCCCGCTTCCCGTTTACTGTGATAGAGCTTCTCGACGCGAGCTTGTTTTCATCCGACGCCAGTGCAAATTCGCAACCATGCCTCGAGGTACTGTatgctgtgtgtttgctttgttaccaaagagagaaagagagagatagctaGAAAATTGCAGCGGAAAAGGAAGGACGTGGGCAAACAAAGGACacgagagcaaaacaaatgcacTGCACGATACTTGTTCGTTTGCTGCAAACAACACAGCATCCCGCTAGATACAATGACACCAATGATCTGATCCGATTGTGATGcgattcgttttgttttgtttgtttgcaggaAAGTACGTTAATCACAAGGGGCGCAATCGCAACTTCACCAACCCGGAGGAGCTAGAAGCGCAGCGCAAGAaggacgaggaggagaagAAATGGCGCAAGACGCGGGAACAGGACTCGGACGAGGATGAGGACGAGGACGGTGATGGGGAGGAAAACGACTCTGACGAGTCGGAatcggaggaggaggaaaatgCCAAGGGTGCGGCGGGTGTGATACAGATACAGAACCCGAACCGGGTGGCGAAAAAGTCCCACCGGAAGGTGGAGGAGGTGGCCGAGGACGATGAACCGCAGCTGACCCGCCGGGAGAAGGAGGAGCTGGAGAAGCAGCGGGCCGCGGCCGCCTACCAGAAGCGTCATGCCGAGGGCAAAACGGCCCAGGCGAAGGCGGATCTCGCCCGGTTGGCCATCATCAAGCAGCACCGTGCGGAGGCGGCCGCAAGGCGCGAGGCTGAGAAGAAAGGTAAGTGCTCTCTCGTTCTCGCTCTCGTCGGTCGCTGTGTCTCACGGTGGCGAAATGTTATAATTAACTTTTATCCTTTCCTTTTCAACCGCCATCACAACACCCTCCGCGATCTCCACCATCAGAGAAGGAAGCCAAAATGAAGAGCGGCGCATCATAGGCGCTTATCATCGCCGCGTAGCTGTGCAGCTGTAGGTTAACGAGACGTAcgattcaattcaaaacacGTGTGTAATTTTGGGGTCGCGATTCTGTTCATCGCGATCGCGATCTGCAATCCAGTTACGATACTTTTGGTTTGTTCTGTTCGGCGCAGAATGAGTGCTTCCTGTACGTGTGTGCACTCTCCCGTCCTTGGAGCCATGTCAGCGAGACAACATCCCTTCCTTTAAATGTACCCCTATCCTCCCTTAATCTCCCTCTAACTCCTTTTActctcctttctctctctagtTGGATAAGTTGAgaatgtagcaaaaaaaagagtaaagTTCTGTTTTTGCACCCCACTACAATCCCCCTGTCCTACTGAGAGTGTTGTATATCGATATATGCAGTAAATTTATATTTAGAGATAAATATAAAACTCCAATCGGCTGTATGGTTTTATTTCTGTGTGTTAAAATGGTTCAAGGAGCAAGTTTAAATGTGATATTGCATGTTTGGAGGCATTCTCGTTGTTGGTTTCATGACATAGAGAGGCATTGTGTGCTGGAGGAGTTGTTTCGTTTGTCCTATGCTGATTATATTGCCTATCAGTTACATTGAAGTATTCCCTGGAATTTAAACCTTTTGCTTCCTCGGATATTATTTGAGTATGAGGCTTTTGCAGAGTTTTCCAGCGGTTCTCATAATTGTgcgacacttccttgacttttTCTTATGAGAAGTGAACTTCATGTTGGAAATttctctatggcacccttttcaGACAGGTACCTTTGAAATTCTTATTGGATTTGTCAAGCTAGTGTGCTATAGAGCCTAATTCCCCTTTaaattaagttcatttcaagtaagaaagagtcaataaagtgtcccacagctatgagaactcctggaaaaccctataTGTAGGTTAATTTGCAACGGAATCATTTAAAAATGGTTGATTAATTTAACTATCCTGCTACATCTGCCTCTTTTAATGATATTCTTGCTAGTATTGTCGATTGTTTCCCATTCTTCCACCGTTCATCCTTTAAACGAGGATTATAATGATCATATAAACCAAAGTCATCGTTGTCTTACGTTTATTTAAATGCTATCAACGTACAAAAACCAACTCTTCCCCCACGATAAGCGCTCATTCCCCACCAACAGCAAAGTTAAACCGGAAGGAATTATCCGAAGGAACAATTACACTCGCCGGAGCAACTGCCGCCGCTACCTTTTTCTCCCCTTTCGCCGGCCCCTCCTTCTCAACAGCCACCGGCGCTGCCCCCGGTACCGTTTCCGTCTCACCGTTGCTGTCACTTTTCGGGAAGTTAAATTTAAAGTTCTTGTCGCCGCTCAAAATGGCCGACTTTTTCACAAAATGGTATTTGGCCTTCTCCTTCGGCTCCTCGAACCGTATACTGTCCGGGCTGACGGCCATCGT
Proteins encoded:
- the LOC120957187 gene encoding uncharacterized protein LOC120957187, with protein sequence MGTPEHQSNRSPSTMESRIFITHYINPHQFWYKPFHPGSRKKQQKQLQDAIDEYCEQHYLNQSIGHYEPVFGEVVAFYDPSLARWTRCSVDGVRVDGKGTQRYRLWSIDEGCPKTVGIEQLRPLPDHFHDRSTSGVKRGAIKNIFPAQCVFDPREEQLRIMECGGWAETANIMLRSFIDSNQQLCFTSVTPYTVGKESIHFGDLLFVTKSKTYNAANLLVENAMGLTVEPKNFIIQMLEMDATFSTRPSSIVSGSLSQGNSSGDTYTIPVDQQRNEGISLLNGVNEREFDESVSMVGTGAQNNQPVVAADPLPVQQPPPPSVPAASTAASDRTPVPREASKSSESSGSKKSIGLAQKLKLLKAQKLKAASPNTSKERESSSTGTGSQASGHHSNRDPFEQIRKDAYALTIDVGLSEKAEYELLKAAKATETSTAKVVEAPPMEHKPKVVENAAVVPTKAVEPKAKTPTKPMQVQVTPTKASPQPQKTTPSPAAINSTASTEMTPPSGAGGGSSLKQRLMQRIANAKAQQQSKQKQEPEQPQSPELSFAPAGITNDQLIQRYLEQPTVQSNAEMKKFEKVIQGEKCIFSRRSHYRVLVHGAKTPKPIDRIAAANFSPRVHQELDQLGIKSLQRLQAYSWPHILRENSFICVNGASTGKTFAYLPAVCSVVQRQIEESLVKAASGPVAIIATYTSREVQRIAFFCRKLLHSEAHADLAVIECYGIRDVTKACNLLYNGCAILVTTAPAYRRLYELAPEAFARKRIQTVVIDNLEEILPHFGPELQLLCKNCDKEGLQMIVTAGYWMPMLAKFLQRYRNMVICIGAFLEAAVYAKARFVIQTFVGEERKQTELIRHLKQHDYRSERTIVFGNDSDDLVPIVNALRQNSINHIVGSERMVLQQHAGFSNWDELQPGDMVVLVCSDTVLGDLKISKAQHIIHYSLAATWSSFTRRYACSFGYYDCPYLPAKGKEGGKGLASSLVLLNEKNNQQLPRLVDFLELHQEQIPEELAVNAQKIRSILESSRVASGRAVSMLCTYILGFAVCRAARNCVFRHTLTLDDLAPDGVPRSGKVRMKICHVFSPAHFAARLEHHCPAGESEWTVLNDTKRYMLQDMALQVYFNNESRHQMHGDPHRNDLCVVFEDQKYWRCQIINYDETKTDNVEVQLLAIDTGRIMHMKAYALLHLPEQFRALPAQAINVRFAAIVPHDYEQDWDKIATNTVRRWIENYATRPNCNIQGNVLLALKDTVWVDELYLVEELDGMKTTVTVERIRASLIAKQYGVSDKESFERIRKLVRDCEKHGMQLLRREVEELERDGKAGAAAAMEDVLEMVEGVGDDELMRGGIGTGEISFDSNETLKLLVHVDVPIKDDQGMRVSDDEHEKQNDSSESDDRGKQISDQEQGKEAEKMNMTESSATSDEIDNGKRQQTTIAHATPPAVRDDDDEGEVLQKLPEIVTTPAAEESIAEDTDIVQSKLMPIEADSTMSSSSSFELVSPAQDATAQYQFDSLLVGKNYSVMIGHYLTPDNFYVSQSNRIREVDALIKDFTKEPLTPLNHPRVGQHCLALFENFYHRGRIVSVLPESREVDVFLVDFGGTVRCREIFKASDNLLSSVPFLAIKGSFAHIHPPGGATEWTGEVADAIYDRWLEQHNQGTMYAIVTKVLPWVEQDGEQRIEGCHRYEMVLCDANSQDMFSIVSDIAYDGLAMWVGNEDGVSSTVPDTDEDDHFTQVNFTHEELMELMQKASSAPRNGGATHGPARAIKEAVPDSRCNAAEQLPVEKKVAGRSLETSDDEKSAIRAARRQRRTLKELRLDCDYRFPSTVWDQDEYFVVLHVHAPDVKRYNLTLTHTSLLLQFVREDEGERFVLGLTLRNPIVPRDSVHGVRGLTIVLRLRKLVPGLRWPTLDTLGSKRLRWVQFGRGGGAGDSSSDEMVKENRWKDLLRAHLDSSSVDSVGSGNEQTLQDDSDAEDEDGVFLGLD
- the LOC120958323 gene encoding 28 kDa heat- and acid-stable phosphoprotein yields the protein MPRGKYVNHKGRNRNFTNPEELEAQRKKDEEEKKWRKTREQDSDEDEDEDGDGEENDSDESESEEEENAKGAAGVIQIQNPNRVAKKSHRKVEEVAEDDEPQLTRREKEELEKQRAAAAYQKRHAEGKTAQAKADLARLAIIKQHRAEAAARREAEKKEKEAKMKSGAS